The genomic window CGAGCCCGCCGACTCCCCCGTGCTCACCAAGGGCCACCCCGGCCCGCACAAGATCCAGGGCATCGGCCCCAACTTCGTGCCCGCGATCCTCGATCGCGACATCATCGACGAGGTGATCGACGTCGAGTTCGACGACGCCATCCGCCTCGCCCGCGAGACCGCGGCGAAGGACGGCATCCTCGTCGGGATGTCGTCGGGCGCGGCCATCTGGGCCGCCCTCGAGGTCGCGCGTCGCCCCGAGGCGGCGGGCAAGAACATCGTCGTCATCATCCCCTCGTACGGCGAGCGGTACCTCTCGACGGCGCTCTACGAGCACCTGCGCGAAGACTGACGTGGGGGCCCTCTCCCGCGTCCGCGAAGACATCTCCTCCGCCAAGCTCCGCGATCCCGCGGCGCGCGGCGGCCTCGAGATCGCCCTGCTGTACCCCGGGCTTCACGCCGTGTGGTCGTACCGCATCGCGAACCGGCTCTGGCGACGGGGCCTGCGTTTTCCGGCGCGGGCCCTGTCGCAGGTGACCCGGTGGCTCACCGGGGTCGAGATCCACCCCGGCGCCACGATCGGTCGACGCTTCTTCATCGATCACGGCATGGGTGTCGTGGTCGGCGAGACGGCCGAGGTCGGCGACGACGTGATGCTGTACCACGGCGTCACCCTGGGCGGTCGTCAGCGCGAGGGCGGCAAACGCCACCCGACCC from Microbacterium testaceum includes these protein-coding regions:
- the epsC gene encoding serine O-acetyltransferase EpsC; protein product: MGALSRVREDISSAKLRDPAARGGLEIALLYPGLHAVWSYRIANRLWRRGLRFPARALSQVTRWLTGVEIHPGATIGRRFFIDHGMGVVVGETAEVGDDVMLYHGVTLGGRQREGGKRHPTLHDGVAVGAGAKILGPITLGARSVVGANAVVTRDAPADSVLVGVPAKARTRRNGEDTRALLTTPEYWI